In the genome of Fusarium poae strain DAOMC 252244 chromosome 1, whole genome shotgun sequence, the window TCCTCAAGTTCGCCATTCTGCATCTATTCTGTTATTTCTgagaaaaataaataaaaaatcttTCATATCCATTTGAAACTCAAGTCTGAGGAACCTCGTTTCTGACCATCATTCATCAGTCGGTTTTCATGGGGCTTAACTGTCCGAAACAGCATATGCTGGATAAGCTGCCTCACGGTATTGAGGGTCCTTTGCGATAGGTGCAATGCCAGCGGTTAGCCAAGATCAGTAGGCCTCCCTGATAGTGAACTTTACGTAGAGCCGATGGAGTTGTTATGTAGGAACTCTGGATGTCTTCTATACGTAAAATATAGAAAATGACAATAAGAAGTAAGTTAAACATAGACGAGATATATGCTACAAGAGTATGTCAACAAGAAAACAATTCTTTTCTGATGGACGTGATCGGAATATGCGACCCGAGTTCCGGTCGAGCCCCACGGCGTTGAAATAAATCGGACCTGGTCTTAACGACACTTGTGATAAAGTGGGAATGTCACCAGTTAACACTGACATAGACGACGGAAGAGGCACGTGCGAGCAACGAGGGAGGTGGAAACGCGGCTAGACAAGGTATGATGCACACGGCACGGGTACTTGCATTGCTTCCATGGCTGTGCTCAGCCTATTGTTGGTTGGAAATCTGATAGGTACTCAATTTGAGAGACCGGAAATACAGGGATGattcaggtcaggtcagcgGAATATAACTAAGTGATAATAAAAAGTCTGTAGGATCTATTCctataaagtaaaatctACACCGACacatttcttcctcttcaagtTTCCCTTTCAAAGTATATCCTTTTATCTTACAATAATACAAGAACACCTTTCCAAGCCTTATGTCATGAGTGAACCAAGTACATCCCCAGAAGTCATCGTCACGATCATATTCGGTATTCTGCAGCTGATCGTGGCACTCATCTCCATCTGGCAGCAGCACAACCTTCGCTGGACAAACTGTAAGGCTCAAAGAACAATGATAATGAACCAGTACTTATGTGACAGTTGGCCCTAGATTCCAAAGAAGACGAGACACTGTTTGAGTATGTCGCGATGCATACTCTGGAGGACCCCAAGAACTCGAATCGATGTACACCGTCACTGTTCTGGCACGAGGCCAGATGGAATTGTTGATTGATAGGCGTGTAGTCGGGGGCGCAGTCGGGGTGCAGTCGTCGGAGATATTGACATGGTCCAGAGTTCTCTCTTGTCCCATCTCGCCATGAGTATATAGATTTGTGTACTTGTTAGCCATATTGCCCATCAGAAAATCAGCGAAAAGTCTTCCACATCCATCTGAAACTCCTCCAATATCGTCGTCCAATCCAACAAAGCAAGATCCCCATCCCGCAACCCCCCACCCTCAACCTCCTCAACCTGCCTCTCCCTCTCAACCCTCTGCATAAGCACCAAAGCCCTATCCCTCAACGTCGTAAGAACAGTCCACTTCAACCCATTCAACGGCCCACTCCCACTACTCCTAAAACTCTCCAAATGCAAATCAACAGCCGCAAAAGACCTCTTGGCAAGCGGTCCTCCTGGCCTCACACACAAGTGTCGAAGAATATACAACATCATGTGGTACTGCGGAAACGCCCTGGCTATCCATCGGTAAGAAATCATGTCTTCGTCACGCCACATGTCGTTGGCTAGTTCGAGAAGATCAACTGCTTCGGCGACGTCGGCTTCTGTGGCGAGACATTCGTTGTCGTCGGGTTGACGGAGAGTTTGCCATTGGCGACGGGAAACAAGGTCGACTTTTCGAAGAATTAAACGTGAGATGCGCATCTGCATTCGTTGTTCAGGAATAATCGGATTACAGCGTTGAAGAATACCCTCCACTTTATCCATTGCTTCTTGAATAACTTGTTTTCTTACTTCTTCACTCGGCAACCCCCCCGGAGAACAACTCATTTGAAATAATTGAGCCCAAGCGCGAGAGGCCTGGCAGTTGCATAGAGGAAGAGTCATTCGTGTGAAATCCGGTCTTGACGGGGGAAGTTCTTTCATGTCGGGAAAGATATCACTGTCGTGTAGATTTCGTGGTAGTTCGACGCCGTACATCTGACCAGAACCTGGATTCTGAAGACCATAATCTTCGGCTCCTCGACCGTCTCGTTCGAGAAAGTGCCACCATACTCTGCGACGGATTTCTGATTCGAAAGGTGACAGGCCTAGTTTGGTGCCGTCTCTGTGAAGACCGATTGATTGTGCTGCTCGAAGGGCGAGACCGTTCATGATCCATACTGCTCGGCCTGTGTTGATATTGTGGACGCGCATGGCTGCCTACATAATATTAGTTATCTTCTTTGAATTTACTTGGGTAAACTGACCGTGTATATTGCAAGGGCTTGTAATAAAGTGATGGTAGGGTTGTTGAGAAAATCTGCCTGGGCTAGTGATTGTTCCAGACAAACCTTGTACCGCTGAAGTGCTAGCTTTCTATCCTCACCCGTGTCAATGAGCACATCTTCAGGAGTTGAAGCCGTGACAGAGGCATAATAAATAGCAAAACAAAACGTCAAGTTTTCGATTGATGCCTTTGTAGGGTCTCTCATCACCGTGTAGAGTATTGTTTCCGAAGTGGGAAGATGAGTGACTTTGGTACAAACGTCGACACTATCAGCAAAGATTTTCCACAAACGGATAGCTGTTTTTCTGGGAGGATGATAGCTTGCAAGGGATTCGTTGGAGAAACTGGGGGATAAAAGGGCCATGGGGTTGAAGGGGGAAGCGGGAGAGTTGACATCGTGGGGAAGTTCGTCTCTTGGCGTTGCCAAGGCTGTTCGTACATCATCTTCCTGGATATGTGTAAGTTGATGTGATGACAGATGACAGTAGGTTTGCACATACTTACCTGTTCAATAACCCGTGAGAGAAGAACTTCATTAACATAATGACTGTATCTTCCTTTGTTCAACAAAAGACCCTCTCGACGTCCCGGAACAGCCTGTCTTGCAAATTCATCGTCGTTTACTCCAACACTAGTAGTCGTACTTCCAGAAATGACAGGGGTGTTTGTTGATGTAAAAGAAGTTGTTGTAGACTGCGGCGAAGTAGAATCTTGTTGGGCCCGAAACGACTCAATAGTCTTTTCCATCTGCGAAATCCGACTAGCGACATCATTGATAGTCGTCTTTCTAGCCCTTCTCACAGGCGCTGTAACAGAAGACGGATAGGAACACTCAAACTTGCTCCGAATACATTGCGAACACGGTAATTTCTTGTCACAGCGAACTTTTCGGCGATGACACACTGCGCATGACCGTTCAATGCGACGGTTAGGCCGAGATGACATGTTTTCGTATCGCCGAGAATCAGATAGATCGGTGAATTGGTTGAtagattgattgatttgattgataatATCGGTCGGTCTTTGTGTTTTTGTAAAGCCGGCCGAAGGGGTTAAGTCTCGGTGTATTGAATGAATGATGCGGTCTTATCATTTAGTTAGTGTCGGTTTCGGCGCCTCAACATCCGCCGAGACCGAGACAGCCAATTAGATGACTCAAACCAACATCAAACAGAATCCTTTTCCTCGCGACGCGAGATTAATAATTGTAAAAGGGCCGGCAAAGATGACCCGATATACTCGTTTGGGCCCCATAAGGCTCTCGTAAGGGTCTTTGATCTGGAGCTTATATATTCACCATCATCCTGGGCACCgctacttttttaatttgaGCCTCATCGTTACATTCACTCTATCACAACATGGCAGCAGCACAGCAGTCACCTCACCAATCGGAACTTACCCTTCAGGGTCAAGCGTACAATAACGAAAAGTCGGATCTTGAAGATGGTATTGCACAACAGCCTATGAAGCCAGCGGCTAGCAGTGGCGCACCTGATGGTGGTCTCACAGCTTGGCTTGTTGTGTTAGGGGCTTGGTGTACATCATTTTGCAGTTTTGGCTGGATCAACAGTATGTTTTTCTCTTCTGCAGTGTAACTTGATTAGCTAACTTTATCAGGTGTCGGAGCATTCCAAGAATATTATCAGAATGATCTTCTAAAGGACTACTCTCCCAGTACCATCGCATGGATCCCTTCGTTGCagattttctttattatggGCATGGGTCCTATCATTGGAAAACTCTATGATAGCTATGGTCCCCGATGGCTTATCCTTGTTGGAAGTTTCATGCATGTATTTGGTATCATGATGGCTTCTATTAGTACAGAGTACTACCAAATTCTTCTGTCACAGGGTGTATGCTCTGCTATCGGTGTCTCTGCCATCTTCCAACCAGGTGAGTTCTATCCATCTAGTTCATCTCAAACTCAACTAACATCATCAGCTCTATCTGTCATCCACGGATGGTTCGACTCCAAGCGAGGAGCCGCCTTTGGTATTCTTTCAACCGGCTCAAGCATCGGCGGCGTCATCTTCCCCATCATGGTAACCCGCCTCATCAAAGAAGTCGGTTTCGGCTGGTCCATGCGAATCTGCGCCTTTATCATTCTATTCCTCCTCACCATCGCCAACCTGACAGTAAAGTCTTTTACACCACCTCGACCCCAAAAAATCTCTGGCGCGCAGATGATGAAACCTTTCCGCGAACTGGAATTTGTTTTCTGCACGCTCggattcttctttttcacaTTTGGTCTTTTCATTCCCATCGACTACTTGCCCGTTCAGGCGCTGCAAGCTGGCGTGAACCCCAATCTTGCCCAGTACTTGATTCCCATCCTCAACGCCGCGAGTCTGTTTGGACGTATCATTTCAGGAATTCTCGGTGACAAGATTGGCCGCTACAATATTTTTATTGTTGTGTGTTATCTATCCGCGATCTGGATCTTGGGTCTTTGGATCCCCTGCAACACGCAAAACGGTCTCATTGCTTTTGCTGCTCTTTACGGTTTTTGTTCTGGCGCATACGTTTCTCTCATTGCACCTCTTGTCGCTCAGATTTCGCCTCTACAAGAGATTGGTTTCCGCAGTGGTATTGTGTTTTTCGTGTCTTCCATCGGTGGATTGACTACCAACCCCATCAGTGGCGCTATTCTTGAGAAACCCAATGGTTGGGTTGGGGTAAAGGTTTTTGCAGGAGTGTTTTGTCTCGTTGGCACTACGTTTATCCTTGCTGCGAGAGTGCATCGTGTTGGATGGAAGATCAAGGCTGcattttaaaagtattttttgGTTTAATGCTTGGTTTTTTGGAATATACTTGGATAGATACGAGGATATTGGAGTAGTCGTGTTTTGCTCAACGCCACTCTGAGTATTGGAACTTGACTGTAATGAATATAATGTCAACTCATCTACAAGACTGCGTGATATAACTTTCCAATCTCGTGCATCTTATTCACTGGCATCTTTAGTAGAATCCTTCTGCCCTTCTCCTCTTCTATATTACAAGATGACCTGTGGTAGTAGTAAGCAACATAATCTGAGTAAGACGACACACACCGGAACTGGAATAAGACGGACATTAGTCCAATACACCCCAAAATCCATATTATCCGTATCAATCCCCAGGGTATTAGAAAGATTAGCCGCTGAAAgtataagggacgaaattagtaggttattttatactttttagaccatagctcttagactatttatttttgtaacctaagattTAGGAGATCATATCTGCTATGTCATCTCCAAATCTCCAGCCCTTTTAAACATGTCTCCACTTGATGAACCGACGTTAATTTTGACTTTTCAAATCAATTAAACCCAACGTCGTATTCAAGAGCCTCATCTCATCCCCATCAATCATCTTTCCATCTTACGATTTCTATTCCGATTACTAGGACAATTTAAAAGCCATACCTCGGCTTATCAGTATTGTTGGGCTCTCCATTCCTCTAGACCAAAGCTTTTTTGGTGAGGGCGGATCCCAAACGAGTAATTCGTCCGAACCCGTCCAAAAACATTCTCCGACggactttttcttttatttttttttggcAGCGCCCCAACATAATATGTAATCAATTAATCTCCTATTGACAACGGGCAAAAGACAACGTCAGCAATAGACGTGTGTTCAAGCATCAACTAGTCtactttttaagtataaaaagaccCGTGTTAGCTACTTTATTTCCACTTCTCACTTATACACATCATACTCAAAAATGTCGGGCAAAAAACTTCCTCAACTAGCTGGCTTCAAAGCCCTCAACGCCAATATCCTCGTCAGCCAAGATTCACCTGAAAATACACCCTCTGATCATCCAGCTGCTATTCTCATCTATGGCTGGGGTGACGGTCAAGCACGACATGTTGGAAAATACGCAGATGGCTACCGCACTTTATTCCCTCACTCCAAGCAAATTATTATTTTGAGTCCCATCTCAGATGCCATGTTTACAGGTCTCGAGACGCGAATGCGCGCTATGCAGGTTGTCATTGATAACCTGAATGGTCTTCTTGACGAAAAGACTGCGCCAATCCTTGTGCACAGCATGTCCAACACTGGTGCCATCAGCTATGCTACTACCCTCAAAGCCTTTGCGGATAAAGTGGGTAGAACACTACCTCATCAGCTTTTGGTTCTTGATTCAACGCCTGGAAATCCCTTCTGGTCCTGGGAGAGACTTGGAAAGTGGTCTCACGCAATGGCTATCGGTACTGCAAAGTTCTTCCCCTGGCCTTTTGTTGTGACAAAGGGTATCTGGGGTTTTGTCTTGACCCTGGATGTTATTTTCAAAAAGTTGATTGGCAGTGAACCTTCTGGTGCTTTTGCTCTTCGTACTGTCGACGATACTACCTATGAGACTCTGGATTCCAAGAGGCTGTATCTTTACAGCAAGGAAGATGAAATCATTTCTCATTTGGATATTGAGGGTTACATTGCTGAGTCTCAGCAGAGAGGATATGAGACGAGACAGGAGCTTTTTGATGGTACAAACCATGTTGGACATATGCGTGAGCATCCTGAGAAGTACTGGAAGGCGATCCAGGAAGCGTGGCAATGGAGCAATGATGAATAAGGCATGAAAGGGATTGATTTTGTATGATTTGTTGTCATGAATAGCGATTTTATACCACTGGCATAGGGCTTGGTAATGAATAGATGGATCTTCGGTTATAGACTCGTTGGTGTTGCAGGTAAAAAGGTCTTCCCACTGTGATGCAGctctcagggtatcagaaaaattggccgctgtaagcctaagagacgaaattagtaggccactttatgctctttagaccatagctcttagactttttatttttgtaacctaagactcaGGAGGTTATTATTTCTGCTGCCCACTACTAAGGCAGCTCTGAACAGGCAGTGCTGATCTACTACAGACTATCCGTCAACCACTTCCACTCGTCGGCAGAGTTGTAACTGGAAAGGTTATCTGTTGCTACTCGACCAACAGAGTCTCCGTCGACTTGATCATCAACCTTGGATTTTCCCTTGATGTCCAGTTCAGAATCCTTGTCAAGTTCGCTTTGACCCGCTCCGACAGACTCAGATGGATCATTCGTGATGATAGAGCCAGAAGCACGGTTACGCTTCCTTATGATGTCCGTTTTCAAACTGAGCGGCCGCGTAACGCCGTGTAATTTCAGGAAAAGGCCACAAGCGTTACAAAGCGGCTGGCCGTCTGGCCTCCGTCTCCACAGAGGCGTCACTTGAGTAAAGCAATTAGTGCAGGTAGTAGGACTCTTTGTTTCATCTTGTGGCGTGGGAGGTCGAGGTAGTGAATGCTCATCCTGTGGCGTGGGAGGTCGAGGTAGTGAATGCTCGTCCTCTATCGGAACAACATGTGCCTCTGATGACCCAACTGTCGACAGCCCTCCCACGCTAGGTTCGTATGCTTCGATTGCATTCCAGCGTGAGTCTGGAAACCCCGTATTCTTGACATACCCCCACTCGTCCCGAAGTCGCGATCCTTCATCCTCGGTGCTGTATCTCGTCAGACTGGTTCTTTCTAGGATGTGCTGACATACTGCCTTGCAATATGACGATCGAACAGGTCTTTACGATAGAACGTCTTTCCACACTCCGGAACAGGGCAGAAGAATTCGGGAGGCGAATGACTTAACTTGTGCCGTCTGAGTCATTGAATTTAGCAATACATTTACAAAGCCGTTCAATAGATGACAAACCTCAGATGTTCGGCCTTTTCGAAACTCTTTGGAGAGGTCAGTAACAGTATCAGGATAAACAACAGAACAGGCGTACTTTTGAACACTCATCGCATTGAAGCTTGTGACGTGGAATTTGTAGAGTATCGAAGTCCAGTTGCCGCCGAATTCGGTCCGCATTCGCTTTTCTAACTTGAAAGGCCTGGTTCTGGTAAAACCACATTAAAGGATCAATCCCTTGACTATCTATCTCTGCCAATTGAGCAGAAGACAATATGGATAGGATTTGTGAGCGGGTATGGGACTTTTGTTGCTCAGAGGCAGCAGTAAACATCTTCGTGGCGCGTTCTGTGACCctgtcttgatcttcttgtgAGAGGCTGGCCATATTCTGGTGCCATTGAGTTTGCTGGGATTGGCCTTGTCCTGGACCTGTGCCACGATCAGCTTGGTTGGCCATGTATAAATTTCCCCGCGGTTTTTGGATACTATCAGGAGGAGATATCTGTCGGTGGTTTTCGGAGTCCCCTAGAAGGACTTCGTGAGGTGACGATGACGATCCTTTCATGCGGTCCGGTTTAGTATTCAATTCCATCCATGAACGAATTTTTACTTCTTGTTCCAGTTCCTCTTCCCGCTTTTCAGCTTTCTCGGCGGGCTTCTTTGTAGTCGCTTCAGCAACAGAAACTTCCTCGGCCTTTGAATAGACGTCATGGAGCTTCTCAACCTTATCAAATTCTTCAGCAGATTTCTTCGCTGCGTCATCTTTAGTCTGTTGCTCGTTCTGCGTGGCAGCGGGGAACTCAGTATGCTCCTGAATACTTCCCGAAAAGTCGTGCGTGGCTGGTAGCTTGCCACGGGCTATTTCACTCCGGTTGCGCGGGTCCTCGGGGTTCTCGTTGTCACCATGCGAGTCtgtttcttcttcgtcatccAGTTCTTCTACCACAAATTCCTCCTCCGCCATCACTTCAACAGGGAAATCATGACTTGCGTTTTTCTGTGGTGCAAGGATTGGGGATTGTGTGGTGGAGGGGCCATCCAAGCTGTTGGCATCTGTTCCAGATTTGACACTGTTCTGCTCGTTACTCCctgtctcctcctcctgatCCCCTGTTTCTAAACTTGGAAGAGCAAAAAGGGCCAACTGTTCGAGATGCCTGCCAACATGTTTGACGTATTTCTTCAAACCTGTGACAGAGTGTCCACACAAAAGACAATGGCTGGAAGTATCATCTGGGGCGGGTTTTTCACCGAGAGCCGTTACTGATTTGATCTCGTCTTCAGACCCAGTCGGTAAATGATGATTCTTGATGTGGTTGCTCAGTTCTGCCATAGAAGAGAACGGCTGCTGGCATTTGAAGGGGCACGACCATGATCGCCAATGATATTTGGAAACATGCAACTGCCAGTTGTGTCGACGGTCAAAGTCTGTGTTTGATTTGGTACAATGAGATAAGATGCAGGTATAGGGACGAAGATCTCCAAAAACGTGTCGCCTGTGGTATAATATTAGTACTTGAAAGATTGAAGATTTCAGGTGAACGAGTGAACTCACTTCCATGCTGTTCTGCTCTTGGCAGATATCATCCTGTAACAGAACGGGCACTCAAATATGCCATCTTCCGCAGCGCTAGGTCGTGGCGGTACCCTTAGCGGAGGCACAGGCTTGCGCGTCTCCCGATCTGTCCCTTCCAAGGTAAATCCAGCCGAGGTAGCATAAGATGTCTGCGACATTCCGGTATCCGATCGGACATCTTCATCAATAACGGGGGCCTGAGGATCAAAcctggccagcgtcttgaaCTGTTCCGGCAGAGAAGAAGCGACTGTTTTGGGAACAATCTCCGTGCGACCCGTATCAGTTTCTTTGTTCGACACCAATGTTTCAATACCGGAAGCTAACTTCTCATGATGGGCGTGACGATACTTGAAGAACTGGCGTCGACGAGTGATGAATTTTCCTAGGCCTTCTGCCAACTCATCGGAGATGTTCGGGAACTTGTCTCTGACATAGGCGATGTCATGCGGCTCGTAGAAGGAGACATCCTCAGAAGGCCCGGCTCCGAGTTTTCTGAAGCGTTCGTGGGGTGCTGGGTTCGCTATGGCCACTGAGAGGCGTAAGAGACAGTCTATAGCTTCCCCTATGTCTAGTAAGAATGTTGAAAGGGCTGTAGTCGGTGCTCCGAAGTCGGGATCCGAGTCAGAGTCGGAGAAATCAGATTCTTCGTCTTGAGCCGAGTCCATGGTAGATGCGTCATCGTCTTGGGTGTTCTGGTCTCGTCCC includes:
- a CDS encoding hypothetical protein (TransMembrane:12 (i49-71o91-109i121-140o146-166i178-198o210-230i255-273o293-311i318-338o344-368i380-402o408-429i)), giving the protein MAAAQQSPHQSELTLQGQAYNNEKSDLEDGIAQQPMKPAASSGAPDGGLTAWLVVLGAWCTSFCSFGWINSVGAFQEYYQNDLLKDYSPSTIAWIPSLQIFFIMGMGPIIGKLYDSYGPRWLILVGSFMHVFGIMMASISTEYYQILLSQGVCSAIGVSAIFQPALSVIHGWFDSKRGAAFGILSTGSSIGGVIFPIMVTRLIKEVGFGWSMRICAFIILFLLTIANLTVKSFTPPRPQKISGAQMMKPFRELEFVFCTLGFFFFTFGLFIPIDYLPVQALQAGVNPNLAQYLIPILNAASLFGRIISGILGDKIGRYNIFIVVCYLSAIWILGLWIPCNTQNGLIAFAALYGFCSGAYVSLIAPLVAQISPLQEIGFRSGIVFFVSSIGGLTTNPISGAILEKPNGWVGVKVFAGVFCLVGTTFILAARVHRVGWKIKAAF
- a CDS encoding hypothetical protein (TransMembrane:1 (o12-29i)); translated protein: MSEPSTSPEVIVTIIFGILQLIVALISIWQQHNLRWTNYSKEDETLFEYVAMHTLEDPKNSNRCTPSLFWHEARWNC